One genomic window of Brachyhypopomus gauderio isolate BG-103 unplaced genomic scaffold, BGAUD_0.2 sc77, whole genome shotgun sequence includes the following:
- the ldb2b gene encoding LIM domain-binding protein 2b isoform X1 codes for MTGAPRDPFYSSPFGPFYRRHAPYPAQPEYRIHELNKRLQSRTEDCDILWWDAFCTEFFEDDATLTLSFCLEEGPKTYTIGRALIPRFFSTLFEGGVYELFFELKHTKESFNSSTITVDCHQCTMITQHGKPTFTKVCTEGRLVLVFTFDDLMRIKTWHFTIAHYSELIPRSMLAVHAQDPGALEQLSKNISRVGLTNLTLNYLRLCMILEPMQELMSRHKTYGLSPRDCLKTCLFHQWQRMTTPPVGPSPNFKTEIFQTNSKKSEPAKPTTKRRRRRNSAGSASNSSTGNSKKRSPANSFSLPTQDVMVVGEPSLMGGELGDVDERLITRLENEQYDPASGLHDDGLHDYTNSQALSNSSSWNGQPPGNQDSKPDTMATQQLE; via the exons ATGACCGGCGCGCCGCGCGACCCCTTCTATTCCTCGCCGTTTGGTCCGTTCTACCGGAGGCACGCGCCCTACCCGGCGCAGCCGGAGTACCGGATCCACGAGCTCAACAAACGGCTCCAATCCCGGACTGAG GATTGTGATATTTTGTGGTGGGATGCATTTTGCACTGAGTTCTTCGAGGACGATGCAACATTAACACTCTCCTTCTGTCTGGAGGAGGGACCAAAGACATACA CCATCGGACGGGCGCTGATCCCTCGTTTCTTCAGTACCCTGTTTGAAGGAGGAGTGTACGAGTTATTTTTTGAACTGAAACACACAAAAGAGTCATTCAACAGCTCAACCATCACTGTAGACTGCCACCAGTGCACCATGATAACGCAACATGGCAAGCCTACTTTCAcaaag GTGTGCACAGAGGGCCGCTTGGTGCTGGTGTTCACCTTTGATGACCTTATGAGGATCAAGACCTGGCACTTCACCATCGCGCACTACAGCGAGCTCATCCCACGCAGCATGCTGGCAGTTCAC GCACAAGATCCTGGAGCTCTGGAGCAACTATCTAAAAACATTAGCAGAGTGGGACTGACTAATCTTACACTGAACTACCTCAGA ctgtGTATGATTCTGGAGCCAATGCAGGAGCTGATGTCGAGGCATAAAACCTATGGCTTGAGTCCTCGTGACTGCCTGAAGACCTGCCTCTTTCACCAGTGGCAAAGAATGACAACACCACCAG TCGGACCATCACCCAACTTTAAGACAGAAATTTTTCAAACAAATTCCAAAAAAT cagaACCAGCTAAACCAACAACAAAGAGAAGAAGGAGGCGGAACTCGGCTGGTAGTGCATCCAATAGCAGCACAGGCAACAGCAAGAAGCGTAGCCCAGCCAACAGCTTCAGCCTGCCCACACAG GATGTAATGGTAGTCGGGGAGCCCTCTCTGATGGGAGGGGAGTTGGGAGACGTGGACGAGCGTTTGATCACTAGGCTAGAGAACGAACAATATGACCCGGCCAGTGGTCTCCATGACGATGGTCTCCATGACTACACCAACTCACAGGCGCTCAGCAACAGCAGCTCCTGGAATGGACAGCCCCCTGGCAACCAGGACAGCAAGCCTGATACCATGGCAACACAGCAGTTGGAGTAA
- the ldb2b gene encoding LIM domain-binding protein 2b isoform X2, producing MTGAPRDPFYSSPFGPFYRRHAPYPAQPEYRIHELNKRLQSRTEDCDILWWDAFCTEFFEDDATLTLSFCLEEGPKTYTIGRALIPRFFSTLFEGGVYELFFELKHTKESFNSSTITVDCHQCTMITQHGKPTFTKVCTEGRLVLVFTFDDLMRIKTWHFTIAHYSELIPRSMLAVHAQDPGALEQLSKNISRVGLTNLTLNYLRLCMILEPMQELMSRHKTYGLSPRDCLKTCLFHQWQRMTTPPVGPSPNFKTEIFQTNSKKSEPAKPTTKRRRRRNSAGSASNSSTGNSKKRSPANSFSLPTQPKRVAGETRGGGWLEAELRM from the exons ATGACCGGCGCGCCGCGCGACCCCTTCTATTCCTCGCCGTTTGGTCCGTTCTACCGGAGGCACGCGCCCTACCCGGCGCAGCCGGAGTACCGGATCCACGAGCTCAACAAACGGCTCCAATCCCGGACTGAG GATTGTGATATTTTGTGGTGGGATGCATTTTGCACTGAGTTCTTCGAGGACGATGCAACATTAACACTCTCCTTCTGTCTGGAGGAGGGACCAAAGACATACA CCATCGGACGGGCGCTGATCCCTCGTTTCTTCAGTACCCTGTTTGAAGGAGGAGTGTACGAGTTATTTTTTGAACTGAAACACACAAAAGAGTCATTCAACAGCTCAACCATCACTGTAGACTGCCACCAGTGCACCATGATAACGCAACATGGCAAGCCTACTTTCAcaaag GTGTGCACAGAGGGCCGCTTGGTGCTGGTGTTCACCTTTGATGACCTTATGAGGATCAAGACCTGGCACTTCACCATCGCGCACTACAGCGAGCTCATCCCACGCAGCATGCTGGCAGTTCAC GCACAAGATCCTGGAGCTCTGGAGCAACTATCTAAAAACATTAGCAGAGTGGGACTGACTAATCTTACACTGAACTACCTCAGA ctgtGTATGATTCTGGAGCCAATGCAGGAGCTGATGTCGAGGCATAAAACCTATGGCTTGAGTCCTCGTGACTGCCTGAAGACCTGCCTCTTTCACCAGTGGCAAAGAATGACAACACCACCAG TCGGACCATCACCCAACTTTAAGACAGAAATTTTTCAAACAAATTCCAAAAAAT cagaACCAGCTAAACCAACAACAAAGAGAAGAAGGAGGCGGAACTCGGCTGGTAGTGCATCCAATAGCAGCACAGGCAACAGCAAGAAGCGTAGCCCAGCCAACAGCTTCAGCCTGCCCACACAG CCCAAACGTGTCGCCGGTGAAACGAGGGGTGGCGGGTGGCTGGAGGCGGAGCTTAG GATGTAA